Within Mucilaginibacter inviolabilis, the genomic segment GAGCACCAGAGCGCTACCGCTTATGGAAACCACTATTTAAATGGTTACCTGGGTTATGACATGTCGCGCACCGGCTGGGGACTTAAATGGGACTATATTATAGTTCACGAAAGTGGTCACGAATGGTTTGGCAACAACATTACCGCTAAAGACCTGGCCGATATGTGGATACATGAAAGCTTTACCTGCTACTCAGAATCGTTGTTTATCGAAAACAACTGGGGCAAAAAAGCAGGCCAGGAATACAATAAAGGCCTCCGGTCGGGCATTGGGAATGAGAGCCCTATTGTTGGCGTTTATAACGTAAACAAAGAAGGCTCTGGCGATATGTACCCTAAAGGTGCTGTATTGCTTAATATGGTGCGTACTATTATCAATGATGATGAAAAGTGGCGTCAAATACTGCGAGGGCTTAACAAAACCTTTTATCACCAAACTGTTACTTACGACCAGGTGGTTAATTATATCACCGAGCAATCGGGTAAAAAACTATTGCCTGTTTTTGACCAGTACCTGCATTATAAAAACCTGCCTACACTGGAGTTTGCCACCCGGGATGGTAAACTGCTCAGTCGTTGGATAGCTGATGTAAATGGTTTCACTATGCCCGTGCTCGTAAGAGTTAAAGGAGGCGAATATAAATTCATAACACCTACCACCCGTTTTACGCCTGTTGCCGTTGACGGTGCTACCATTGATAATATTGAAGTTGATACATTTAACTACTATATCGGTATTCTGAGGGATTAGTATGAATATGCATTACATCAAATTCATGAGCCTGCTGATATTTTTATCCGCAGGGCAAATTGCTATGGCGCAAATCAGTGTAATTAAGGTTAATAAAAGATCGATACCTTCATCCATTAAATATAAAGGAGATATTGTTAGTTCAATACGTTTTACAGACAGTGAAGGTGAGCACTTGTTAATCGCTACCGAAACAGGGATTACCGATACGAGGGGCGATAGTGAAGATGGTAACGGGCGCGATGCTGCCCTGTATGCTTATCAATATACCATAAAAAGCAATGGCAGCCAGCAGCTAAACTGGCAAATGGTTGATTTTGTAAAAGATTGCCAGGTTGACCTGGAAGCAATATACATCCCGGGAACATTTGCCGTTACCGATTTGGACAGGAATGGTAAAGCCGAAGTGTGGCTGATGTATAAAACTTTATGCACCGGTGATATCAGTCCCGGCGAAATGAAGATCATTATGCATGAGGGCGGTAAAAAATACGCCGTAAGAGGGCAAAATAAAGTTAGAGTAGGACAGGGTGAGTATGATGGAGGAAAATATACTTTTGATGATGCTTTTAAAAGCGGCCCCGAGGTATTCAGAAAATATGCCCAGGAACTTTGGAAAAAGAATATATGGGGGCCGAGAGATTAATTGATCGTCAGTAAATTTATAAGCACAGTAATTCAACATGAACATAAAATATTTATATAACATCGCGTCGGCAATTCTGATGCTGACCGCGTTTGCTTTACCAGCTAAGGCTCAACTTGGCGCCAACCGCGAAACCTTTACCCGTGCCGATAGCTTACGCGGCAGTTTAACGCCCTTACGTACCTGTTATGATATCAATTACTATCACCTGGATGTGAAGTTTGATATCGATCAAAAATACATCAGCGGCAGCAATCAGTTTAAGTTTACCGCCACACAGGATTTCACCAAACTACAGTTTGATCTGTTCGCTAATCTAAAGGTTGATAAGGTGGTTTACAAAGGCCAGGAACTACCTTATACACGGGAGTTTAACGCGGTATTCATCACTTTTCCCCAAACCATCACCAAAGGCAGCGCCGATGAGTTCACCGTATTTTACTCCGGTAACCCTACCATTGCCAAACGTGCGCCCTGGGATGGCGGCATTGTATATACTACCGATTCCCTGGGCAAACCCTGGGTGGCTACCGCCTGTCAGGGTATTGGTGCCAGCATCTGGTGGCCCACTAAAGATCACCAGTATGACGAGGTGGACAGCGCCCTCATCAGCATCAGCGTACCTAATGGTTTAAAGGATGTATCCAACGGCCGTTTACGTAAAGTAACCAAATTAAAAGACGGTTACACCCGGTTCGACTGGTTTGTGGCTAACCCCATCAACAATTATGACATTGAGGCCAACATTGGCGATTATGTACACTACGATGGTGTTTACCAGGGCGAAAAAGGTAAACTGACCATGGATTACTGGCCGCTGAGTTACAACCTGAACAAGGCTAAAAAGCAATGGAACGAGAATGCCACCAAAATGCTCAAATCATTCGAATACTGGTTTGGCCCCTATCCGTTTTATGAAGACGGCTATAAACTGGTAGAGACACCTCACCTCGGCATGGAACACCAAAGCGGTACTGCTTATGGCAACCATTACCAGAATGGCTATCTCGGTCGCGACCTTTCGGGTACGGGATGGGGCCTAAAATGGGATTTTATTGTGGTGCACGAGAGTGGGCATGAATGGTTCGGTAACAATATTACCTCCAAAGATGTAGCTGATATGTGGATACATGAAAGTTTTACCAACTACTCCGAATCGTTATTTATAGAAACCTACTATGGCAAACAAGCCGGGCAGGAATATGTGCATGGTACCCGTTTGGCTATCCAGAACGATCGCCCCATTGTTGGCCCATATGGTGTGAACAGGGAAGGTTCCGGCGATATGTACTATAAAGGTGGTAACCTGCTCAACATGATCCGCACTGTTATTAATGACGATGAAAAATGGCGCAGCATCCTGCGTGGGCTCAACAAAACATTTTACCACCAAACCGTTACTT encodes:
- a CDS encoding M949_RS01915 family surface polysaccharide biosynthesis protein, which encodes MHYIKFMSLLIFLSAGQIAMAQISVIKVNKRSIPSSIKYKGDIVSSIRFTDSEGEHLLIATETGITDTRGDSEDGNGRDAALYAYQYTIKSNGSQQLNWQMVDFVKDCQVDLEAIYIPGTFAVTDLDRNGKAEVWLMYKTLCTGDISPGEMKIIMHEGGKKYAVRGQNKVRVGQGEYDGGKYTFDDAFKSGPEVFRKYAQELWKKNIWGPRD
- a CDS encoding M1 family metallopeptidase, with amino-acid sequence MNIKYLYNIASAILMLTAFALPAKAQLGANRETFTRADSLRGSLTPLRTCYDINYYHLDVKFDIDQKYISGSNQFKFTATQDFTKLQFDLFANLKVDKVVYKGQELPYTREFNAVFITFPQTITKGSADEFTVFYSGNPTIAKRAPWDGGIVYTTDSLGKPWVATACQGIGASIWWPTKDHQYDEVDSALISISVPNGLKDVSNGRLRKVTKLKDGYTRFDWFVANPINNYDIEANIGDYVHYDGVYQGEKGKLTMDYWPLSYNLNKAKKQWNENATKMLKSFEYWFGPYPFYEDGYKLVETPHLGMEHQSGTAYGNHYQNGYLGRDLSGTGWGLKWDFIVVHESGHEWFGNNITSKDVADMWIHESFTNYSESLFIETYYGKQAGQEYVHGTRLAIQNDRPIVGPYGVNREGSGDMYYKGGNLLNMIRTVINDDEKWRSILRGLNKTFYHQTVTYDQVVDYITTQSGMNLAPIFDQYLHYKNIPILEFISAEGKLLCRWINVSNKTFNMPVRVRVKGGDYKFITPTTRLAPVKLDGATEDNIEVDTFNYYIGVARN